From a region of the Bradyrhizobium diazoefficiens genome:
- a CDS encoding cation-efflux pump: MTSQHDKTSVAAISIVASGGMAAAKFAVGIAIGSLALISEALHSSIDLVATIITWAVVRVSDKPADDEHHYGHGKLESISALGVTALLYVLAGGILVEAYSRLREGTPPPTISAVPFVVLVIDIVVNLWRARALHRAARETRSQALAADALHFASDVMGSFAVIVGLILAALGFWWGDAAAAAAVAVMIAALGLRMAGSTVQTLVDRAPEGAQEKATAAIRGVPGVIDVERLRLRMVGATTFIDTIAKVPRTYPIDRVEEIKRKAQAAVANAFGDADLSFIPVPVARDNETVRDRIMVIARNSGLAVHHVTVHDLGAKLIVSIDLEVDGGMRLDAAHDVANTLERNIQEEFGEDVEVDVHIEPLEPEIPFGIDAAPDRVQTIAAALAEFAGEGDIHDIHNVRVRNTDAGEIVNFHCRAAPSMSVIKVHEHVDAIERALRRAFPSVKRVISHAEPPRA; encoded by the coding sequence ATGACCTCCCAGCACGATAAGACCTCGGTCGCCGCGATCTCGATCGTCGCCAGCGGCGGCATGGCGGCGGCCAAGTTCGCGGTCGGGATCGCGATCGGCTCGCTCGCACTGATCTCCGAGGCCCTGCACTCCTCGATCGACCTGGTCGCAACAATCATCACATGGGCGGTGGTGCGGGTATCCGACAAGCCGGCGGACGACGAACATCATTACGGCCACGGCAAGCTGGAGAGCATCTCGGCGCTGGGCGTCACCGCCCTGCTTTACGTGCTCGCCGGCGGCATCCTGGTCGAGGCCTACAGTCGGCTGCGCGAGGGAACCCCGCCGCCGACCATTTCGGCCGTGCCCTTCGTGGTGCTGGTGATCGACATCGTCGTCAATCTCTGGCGCGCCCGCGCCCTGCATCGCGCCGCGCGCGAGACGAGAAGCCAGGCGCTCGCGGCCGATGCCCTGCATTTCGCCTCCGACGTGATGGGCTCGTTCGCGGTGATTGTGGGCCTGATTCTCGCGGCCCTCGGCTTCTGGTGGGGCGACGCCGCGGCGGCGGCCGCGGTCGCCGTAATGATCGCAGCTCTCGGCCTGCGCATGGCCGGCTCGACCGTGCAGACGCTGGTCGACCGCGCCCCCGAGGGCGCGCAGGAGAAGGCCACGGCCGCGATCCGCGGCGTTCCCGGCGTGATCGACGTCGAGCGGCTGCGGCTGCGCATGGTCGGAGCGACCACGTTCATCGACACCATTGCCAAGGTACCGCGCACCTATCCGATCGACCGGGTCGAGGAGATCAAGCGCAAGGCGCAGGCCGCCGTGGCCAACGCGTTCGGCGATGCCGATCTCTCCTTCATCCCCGTCCCCGTCGCGCGCGACAACGAGACCGTGCGCGACCGCATCATGGTGATCGCGCGCAATTCGGGCCTCGCCGTCCACCATGTCACGGTGCACGATCTCGGCGCCAAGCTGATCGTCAGCATCGACCTCGAAGTCGATGGCGGAATGCGGCTCGACGCCGCCCATGATGTCGCCAACACGCTGGAGCGCAACATCCAGGAGGAGTTCGGCGAGGATGTCGAGGTCGACGTCCATATCGAGCCGTTGGAACCGGAAATTCCGTTCGGAATCGATGCCGCCCCGGATCGGGTGCAGACGATCGCCGCCGCGCTGGCCGAGTTCGCCGGCGAAGGCGATATTCACGACATCCACAATGTCCGCGTCCGCAACACCGATGCCGGCGAGATCGTCAACTTCCACTGCCGCGCGGCACCATCGATGAGCGTGATCAAGGTGCACGAGCATGTCGACGCGATCGAGCGCGCGCTGCGGCGCGCCTTCCCGAGCGTGAAGCGCGTGATCAGCCACGCCGAGCCGCCGCGCGCATGA
- a CDS encoding NADH-quinone oxidoreductase subunit NuoF, with protein sequence MSMRLFVSRDAGAMAVGANEVAQALEQAAARRGVAVEIVRTGSRGLYWLEPLVEVATPQGRIAFGPVTEADVPSLLDALASNAPHLLRLGATDEIPWLKRQTRLTFARCGVIDPRSLDDYRAHGGYKGLEHALSLGPDAILNEVTASGLRGRGGAGFPTGIKWKTVAQAKADRKFIVCNADEGDSGTFADRMIMEGDPFLVIEGMTIAGITVGATKGYIYIRSEYPHAVEAMNAAIAAAKRGGYLGANIGGSRQAFDLEVRVGAGAYVCGEETSLLESLEGRRGIVRAKPPLPAHHGLFGKPTVINNVLSFAAVPFILAEGAKAYADFGMGRSRGTMPIQLAGNIRHGGLFETAFGVTLGELVDDIGGGTLTGRPVRAVQVGGPLGAYFPRALFDTPFDYEAFAARDGLIGHGGIVVFDDSVDMRRQARFAMEFCAVESCGKCTPCRIGSTRGVETIEKIINGERVSENLALVEDLCNTMKFGSLCALGGFTPYPVLSALKHFREDFVPAPTLQAAE encoded by the coding sequence ATGAGCATGCGTCTATTTGTTTCACGCGATGCCGGTGCAATGGCCGTCGGCGCCAACGAGGTGGCCCAGGCGCTGGAGCAGGCTGCCGCCAGGCGCGGCGTTGCGGTCGAGATTGTCAGGACCGGCTCGCGCGGCCTGTACTGGCTGGAGCCGCTGGTCGAGGTCGCGACGCCGCAGGGCCGGATCGCCTTCGGCCCGGTCACCGAGGCCGACGTGCCATCCTTGCTCGACGCGCTCGCGAGCAACGCGCCACATCTGTTGCGGCTGGGGGCGACCGACGAGATTCCCTGGCTGAAGCGCCAGACCCGCCTCACCTTCGCCCGCTGCGGCGTGATCGATCCGCGCTCGCTCGACGACTACCGCGCCCATGGCGGCTACAAGGGCCTGGAGCATGCGCTGTCGCTCGGCCCGGACGCGATCCTCAACGAAGTCACGGCATCGGGCCTGCGCGGCCGCGGCGGCGCGGGCTTTCCGACCGGCATCAAATGGAAGACGGTGGCCCAAGCCAAGGCCGACCGCAAATTCATCGTCTGCAATGCCGACGAAGGCGACAGCGGCACCTTCGCCGACCGCATGATCATGGAAGGCGATCCCTTCCTGGTGATCGAGGGCATGACGATCGCCGGCATCACCGTCGGCGCGACCAAGGGCTACATCTACATCCGTAGCGAATATCCGCACGCGGTCGAGGCGATGAACGCCGCAATCGCAGCGGCAAAGCGCGGCGGTTATCTCGGCGCGAACATCGGCGGCTCGAGGCAAGCCTTCGATCTCGAGGTGCGCGTCGGCGCCGGCGCTTATGTTTGCGGCGAGGAGACTTCGCTGTTGGAGAGCCTCGAAGGCCGCCGCGGCATCGTGCGCGCAAAGCCGCCGCTTCCGGCGCATCACGGCCTGTTCGGCAAGCCGACCGTCATCAACAACGTGCTGTCGTTCGCGGCCGTCCCCTTTATTCTCGCCGAGGGCGCCAAGGCCTATGCGGATTTCGGCATGGGCCGCTCGCGCGGCACGATGCCGATCCAGCTCGCCGGCAATATCCGTCATGGTGGGCTATTCGAGACCGCCTTCGGCGTGACCCTCGGCGAGCTCGTCGACGATATCGGTGGCGGCACGCTCACGGGCCGCCCGGTTCGCGCCGTGCAGGTCGGCGGTCCGCTCGGCGCCTATTTCCCGCGCGCACTGTTTGACACGCCATTCGACTACGAGGCATTCGCCGCACGCGACGGCTTGATCGGCCATGGCGGCATCGTCGTATTCGACGACAGCGTCGACATGCGCAGACAGGCGCGATTCGCCATGGAGTTCTGCGCCGTCGAATCCTGCGGCAAGTGCACGCCGTGCCGGATCGGCTCGACCCGCGGCGTCGAGACCATCGAGAAGATTATCAACGGTGAGCGCGTGAGTGAAAATCTCGCGCTCGTGGAAGACCTCTGCAACACCATGAAATTCGGCTCGCTCTGCGCGCTCGGCGGCTTCACGCCCTACCCCGTGCTCAGCGCATTGAAGCATTTCCGGGAGGATTTCGTCCCGGCACCGACGCTTCAGGCCGCGGAATAG
- a CDS encoding LysR family transcriptional regulator has translation MIDKLELLLALAKERHFGRAAEVCGVTQPTMSTGLKQLEEILGVMLVQRGSRFQGFTPEGERALDWARRIVGDARAMRDEINGLKHQLSGEIRIAAIPTVLGMVAALTTPFRARHPEVRFSIRSTTSSEVLGLLENLEVDAGLTYIENEPIGKVRTIPLYNESYRLLTAPDAMFGDRETVTWTEVGQVPLCLLTPDMQNRRIIDRALRSVGAEATPTLTSNSLLVLFTHVKTGRWASVMPAKLAETLGLSDTVRSIPIVEPDVNYSIGMVIPQRDPMTPLIAALVNVAREVAPTLQL, from the coding sequence TTGATCGACAAGCTTGAACTATTGCTGGCGCTGGCGAAGGAGCGGCATTTCGGACGCGCAGCGGAAGTCTGCGGCGTGACGCAACCGACGATGTCGACGGGACTCAAGCAGCTCGAGGAGATTCTCGGCGTAATGCTGGTCCAGCGCGGGTCGCGCTTTCAGGGTTTTACGCCCGAAGGCGAGCGGGCGCTCGACTGGGCGCGGCGGATCGTGGGCGATGCCCGCGCGATGCGCGACGAGATCAACGGGCTGAAGCATCAGCTCTCCGGCGAGATACGCATCGCGGCGATCCCGACCGTGCTCGGCATGGTGGCCGCGCTGACGACGCCGTTCCGCGCCAGGCATCCCGAGGTGCGTTTCAGCATCCGCTCGACGACCTCGTCGGAGGTGCTGGGCTTGCTCGAAAATCTCGAGGTCGATGCGGGGCTGACCTATATCGAGAACGAGCCGATCGGCAAGGTGCGGACCATTCCGCTTTACAATGAGAGCTATCGCCTCCTGACCGCGCCGGATGCGATGTTCGGCGACCGCGAGACGGTGACCTGGACCGAGGTCGGGCAGGTGCCGCTCTGCCTGCTGACGCCCGACATGCAGAACCGCCGCATCATCGATCGCGCGCTGCGCTCGGTCGGGGCGGAGGCGACGCCGACACTGACCTCGAACTCGCTGTTGGTGCTGTTCACGCATGTGAAGACGGGGCGCTGGGCGAGCGTGATGCCGGCCAAGCTTGCCGAGACGCTCGGCCTTTCCGACACGGTGCGGTCGATCCCGATCGTCGAACCCGACGTCAACTACAGCATAGGCATGGTGATCCCGCAGCGCGATCCGATGACGCCGCTGATCGCTGCGCTGGTCAATGTCGCGCGCGAAGTCGCGCCGACGCTGCAATTGTAG
- a CDS encoding PAS domain-containing sensor histidine kinase produces MSRADAANACVQSDSIKGLAQSIAKPAYHRLLIAEPALRRAVPTLIIAFLITICLGAFVQVVDQTRQKRLVTRHDISALADLLAERIDRLTSVPQERPRNIENLPTLLPDLIPSWGTAAGRHIIVTSAGIDRRVLARIPVDSDHSGDDRLLDAITTAQLLAAPPRDGDVSDMTLPNGNAAMATSRQVKSRPGFVTVIQERNEPIWGSDAALSVTLSATTGFVVLILGFAFHWQSTRAREGDLINDAVRGRIDTALNRGRCGLWDWDLSRGRIFWSQSMFSMLGLDGRNELLTFGEVNALVKSDDIDLFAIADQLISEKIDHIDQTFRMQHVDGHWIWLRVRCEKTRGATDSSVHLIGIAVDITEQKSLAERTVEADLRLRDAIETIPEAFVLWDASDRLVLCNSHFQGLHKLPDSAVIPGTSYETVLEVGRMPEVRTRHNETASQGPGARTFEAQLDDGSWLHISERRTKDGGYVSVGTDITRIKEHEQKLVDNDLRLRATVIDLKRSQAALERQAVELADLAEKYQREKTRAEEANQTKSKFLANMSHELRTPLNAIIGFSEIMGSGMFGELGSEKYQEYCQDILTSGHYLLEVINDILDMSKIEAGRMKLDMEELDLSRTLAESLRVVTGRAQDKRLTLDADIAKSISVVADRRATKQIIVNLLSNAVKFTPDGGRVVVRSRQLDDRIVLMIADTGIGIAPHSLARLGRPFEQVESQLTKTYHGSGLGLAIARSLAQLHGGSMRLRSKLDVGTVVRVTLPRDAVKAASGISAAA; encoded by the coding sequence ATGTCGCGTGCAGACGCCGCGAACGCGTGCGTTCAATCCGATTCGATCAAGGGATTGGCGCAATCGATCGCGAAACCTGCCTATCATCGGCTCTTGATCGCAGAGCCGGCGCTTCGTCGCGCGGTGCCGACGCTCATCATCGCGTTCCTCATCACGATCTGCCTCGGCGCGTTCGTGCAGGTCGTCGATCAGACGCGCCAGAAGCGGCTGGTGACCCGCCACGACATCTCTGCGCTCGCCGACCTGCTCGCCGAACGCATCGACCGCCTCACCTCCGTGCCGCAGGAGCGGCCCAGGAATATCGAGAACCTGCCGACGCTGCTGCCTGACCTGATCCCGTCCTGGGGCACGGCCGCGGGCCGCCACATCATCGTCACTTCCGCCGGCATCGACAGGCGCGTTCTCGCTCGCATCCCGGTCGACAGCGATCACTCGGGCGACGACCGCCTGCTCGATGCGATCACAACGGCACAACTGCTAGCCGCGCCGCCGCGCGACGGCGACGTCTCCGACATGACGCTGCCGAACGGCAACGCTGCGATGGCGACATCGCGGCAGGTCAAATCGCGGCCCGGCTTCGTCACCGTGATCCAGGAGCGCAACGAGCCGATCTGGGGCTCGGATGCCGCGCTCTCGGTGACGCTGTCGGCGACCACCGGTTTCGTCGTCCTGATCCTCGGCTTCGCCTTCCACTGGCAGTCCACCCGCGCCCGCGAGGGTGACCTCATCAACGACGCCGTGCGCGGCCGGATCGATACCGCGCTCAACCGCGGCCGGTGCGGCTTGTGGGACTGGGACCTGTCGCGCGGCCGGATTTTCTGGTCGCAATCGATGTTCTCGATGCTCGGCCTCGACGGCCGCAACGAGCTCCTCACCTTCGGCGAGGTCAACGCGCTGGTGAAGTCCGACGACATCGACCTGTTCGCGATCGCCGATCAGCTCATCTCCGAAAAGATCGACCACATCGACCAGACCTTCCGCATGCAGCATGTCGACGGTCACTGGATCTGGCTCCGCGTCCGCTGCGAGAAGACCCGCGGGGCGACCGATTCGAGCGTGCATCTGATCGGGATCGCCGTCGACATCACCGAGCAGAAGAGCCTCGCCGAGCGGACGGTGGAAGCCGACCTTCGCCTGCGCGATGCGATCGAAACGATTCCGGAAGCCTTCGTGCTATGGGATGCGAGCGACCGCCTCGTGCTTTGCAACTCGCACTTCCAGGGCCTGCACAAGCTGCCCGACAGCGCCGTCATTCCGGGCACCTCCTACGAGACCGTGCTCGAAGTCGGCCGCATGCCGGAGGTGCGCACCCGCCACAACGAGACCGCGAGCCAGGGCCCCGGCGCGCGCACCTTCGAAGCGCAGCTCGACGACGGCAGCTGGCTGCACATCAGCGAACGCCGCACCAAGGACGGCGGCTACGTCTCGGTCGGCACCGACATCACGCGCATCAAGGAGCACGAGCAGAAGCTGGTCGATAACGATCTGCGCCTGCGCGCTACCGTCATCGACCTCAAGCGCTCCCAAGCCGCGCTGGAGCGCCAGGCGGTCGAGCTCGCCGATCTCGCCGAGAAGTACCAGCGCGAGAAGACCCGCGCCGAGGAAGCCAACCAGACCAAGTCGAAATTCCTCGCCAATATGAGCCACGAGCTGCGCACGCCGCTCAACGCCATCATCGGCTTCTCCGAGATCATGGGCTCGGGCATGTTCGGCGAGCTCGGAAGCGAAAAGTACCAGGAGTACTGCCAGGATATCCTGACCAGCGGCCACTACCTGCTAGAGGTCATCAACGACATCCTCGACATGTCCAAGATCGAGGCGGGCCGCATGAAGCTCGACATGGAAGAGCTCGACCTGTCGCGGACACTCGCGGAATCCTTGCGGGTCGTCACCGGACGGGCGCAGGACAAGCGCCTCACGCTTGACGCCGACATCGCAAAATCCATCTCCGTCGTCGCCGACCGCCGCGCCACCAAGCAGATCATCGTCAATCTGCTCTCCAACGCGGTGAAGTTCACGCCCGACGGCGGACGCGTCGTGGTGCGCAGCCGGCAGCTCGACGACCGGATCGTGCTGATGATTGCCGACACCGGCATCGGCATCGCGCCGCATTCGCTGGCACGGCTCGGCCGCCCGTTCGAGCAGGTGGAGAGCCAGCTCACCAAGACCTATCACGGCTCGGGACTGGGCCTTGCGATCGCCCGCTCGCTGGCGCAGCTCCACGGCGGCTCGATGCGGCTGCGCTCCAAGCTCGATGTCGGAACCGTCGTGCGCGTGACCCTGCCGCGCGACGCAGTCAAGGCGGCGTCCGGGATATCGGCCGCGGCCTAG
- a CDS encoding zinc-binding dehydrogenase produces MKAYVYSPDGARISDVAQPTPKGTQVLVRVRACALNRADTGMRKGHAHGAAGGVGAVLGMEWAGEVAELGPDAKGIKIGDRIMGSGGAAFAEYTLADHGRLFHTPSNMNFEEAATLPVALATMHNAVVTVGGVQPGQSVLIQGASSGVGLMAMQIARLKGAKLVIGSSTDAHRRGRLKDYGADLAIDSSDPKWVDEVLTATGGEGVDLIVDQVSGKLANQNLAATKVMGRIVNVGRLGGTHADFNFDLHAARRIDYVGVTFRTRTIEEVREIFDEVRKDIWGAVESRKLQLPVDKVFAFDDIDQAFAHMEANKHLGKIVVTV; encoded by the coding sequence ATGAAGGCTTATGTCTATAGTCCTGACGGCGCTCGGATTTCCGACGTTGCTCAACCGACACCCAAAGGCACGCAGGTTCTGGTCCGCGTGCGGGCCTGCGCCCTGAACCGCGCCGACACCGGCATGCGCAAGGGCCACGCCCATGGCGCAGCCGGCGGCGTCGGCGCCGTGCTCGGAATGGAATGGGCCGGCGAGGTCGCCGAACTCGGTCCGGATGCAAAAGGCATCAAGATCGGCGATCGCATCATGGGCTCCGGCGGCGCGGCGTTTGCCGAATACACATTGGCCGACCACGGCCGGCTGTTTCACACGCCCTCGAACATGAACTTCGAGGAGGCGGCCACCTTGCCCGTCGCGCTCGCAACCATGCACAACGCCGTCGTCACCGTCGGCGGCGTGCAGCCGGGCCAGAGCGTGCTGATCCAGGGCGCCAGCTCCGGCGTCGGGCTGATGGCGATGCAGATCGCCAGGCTCAAGGGCGCAAAACTCGTGATCGGCTCGTCGACCGATGCCCATCGCCGCGGCCGGCTGAAGGACTATGGCGCCGACCTCGCCATCGATTCCTCCGATCCCAAATGGGTCGACGAGGTGCTGACGGCGACCGGCGGCGAAGGCGTCGATCTCATCGTGGACCAGGTCTCGGGCAAGCTCGCCAATCAGAACCTCGCCGCAACCAAGGTGATGGGCCGCATCGTCAATGTTGGCCGGCTCGGCGGCACCCATGCCGATTTCAACTTCGACCTGCATGCGGCGCGCCGCATCGACTATGTCGGCGTCACCTTCCGCACCCGCACCATCGAGGAGGTCCGCGAGATCTTCGATGAGGTCCGCAAGGACATCTGGGGCGCGGTGGAGTCGCGAAAACTGCAGCTGCCGGTCGACAAGGTGTTCGCGTTCGACGACATCGACCAGGCCTTCGCGCACATGGAGGCGAACAAGCACCTGGGGAAGATCGTGGTGACGGTGTAG
- a CDS encoding formate dehydrogenase subunit gamma: MTATYEPGYEPWDQTHGAEIIAEHAGQEGATLVILHALQNAFGYVPEAAIPMVAQALNLSRAEVHGVFTFYHDFRHKPAGRHVLKLCRAEACQAAGGDALAARAEAKLGVSLGNTTADDRVTLEPIYCLGLCATAPSAMLDGRLIGRLDEKRLDALVAETQR; encoded by the coding sequence ATGACCGCGACTTACGAGCCTGGTTACGAGCCTTGGGACCAAACGCACGGCGCCGAAATCATCGCCGAACATGCCGGCCAGGAAGGCGCGACGCTGGTCATCCTGCACGCGCTTCAGAACGCGTTCGGCTACGTGCCAGAGGCCGCCATTCCCATGGTGGCGCAAGCGCTCAATCTGTCGCGCGCCGAGGTGCATGGCGTGTTCACGTTCTATCACGACTTCCGCCATAAGCCGGCCGGCCGCCACGTGCTGAAGCTCTGCCGCGCAGAGGCCTGCCAGGCTGCGGGCGGCGATGCGCTGGCTGCGCGCGCAGAAGCGAAGCTCGGCGTGTCGCTCGGCAACACCACCGCGGATGATCGCGTCACGCTGGAGCCGATCTACTGCCTCGGCCTCTGCGCGACCGCACCGTCCGCCATGCTCGACGGCCGCCTGATCGGCCGCCTCGATGAAAAGCGCCTGGATGCGCTGGTTGCGGAGACACAGCGATGA